In the Dolichospermum flos-aquae CCAP 1403/13F genome, TTTATCTTGATGATTAATTTCCGCACCTGCGTCTAATAAAGCGGTGATAATAGCAGTATTTCCTGTTGCTGCGGCTGCTAATAGTGCTGTTCCATGATCAACATTTTTGATATTGACATCAGCCCCAGATGACAGCAATGCTTGTACTATTTCTAAATAACTTAAATCTGCCGCAATTATTAATCCTGTATCACCTTCTGAATCTTGGCTATTGACAATATTGCTATTTTGTGATAATGCTTTAACAACTGCTGGATGTTTGTGTTTTATTGCCAGTTTTAAGGCGGTATCATTATCTTTGTCGGTAATGCTGATATCAGCACCAGCCGCTAATAAAATTTGCACAATCTCCAGATAACCTTTCAGTGCTGCTATCATTAATGCGGTACTACCATCATCATTGTTAGCATTGACATTTGCCCCTTTAGAGACTAACAATTTGACAACATCTATTTGATTAGCACTAGCAGCCAGCATTAATGCTGTTAAATTATAGGTTTTTCTAGTTAAGTTAATGTTAGCATCGGCATCCAAGAGCGATCGCACAATTTCTGTATAACCCAAATTCGCCGCAAACATCAATGCTGTAGTCCCATTTTCATCGCTAACATCCACCTTAGCACCAGCGGATAGCAGTGCAAATACTCCTTGAATATCACCAGTTTTCACAGCCTTCAGCAACGAGGTATTTTTATTTTCTATCATTGGTTATGTCCTGTTTGGGTAGATGTGACTGATTCCAACTCCAGATTACACTTTGGTAAGATTGAAAAATTTCTACGTAAGAAAAATAAATGTATGCTAAGTTTTATGAAGATTTAATAACCGGAAGTAAAAAATATGGCTTTTGAACTGACTCCAACAATCAGATTCTGGTTGAACTTTGCTCACCCAGTTACTATGTGGGTATTATTAGCACTTTCCTTGTATGCCGCATATTTAGGATTACAAGTACAGCGTACCAGAAATGCTCAGGGAGAAGAAAAGAAAGAACTAATTAAAGGGCGTTACACCATCAAACACCACCAAATTGGTTCTATTATGTTAGCACTAATGGTAGCCGGTTCCATTGGTGGCATGGCTGTTACCTACATTAATAATGGTAAGTTGTTTGTTGGACCGCATCTATTAGCAGGATTAAGTATGACAGGTTTAATTGCTTTTTCTGCATCCCTATCTCCTTTCATGCAGAAAGGCGCAAATTGGGCGCGGATAACTCATATATTGTTAAATTTTGCTATTTTGGGGCTTTTCATCTGGCAAGCCCTCTCTGGTGTCGAAATTATCCAAAGAATTCTCACGAAAGCGTAGATTGTCAGTTGTTAGTTGTTAGTTGTCAGTTTCCTGTTCCCTGTTTCCTGTTCCCTATTCCCTATTTCTTCTGTTTCTTTTGAGGAAAAGGTATATCCAAGGATTGATAAAAGTCTTTTTGTACCTTGTGTGTGAGACGATGGGAAACCTGACGGACAATTTGATTAAGGATGCGATCGCCTGTAGACTGAATTAAAGAATAGGGTAATCGCTGAATAAATCTGGGAAACTGCAACTCAACAACCAAATCCAACTCCCATTCCACCCGTGTAACCCCATCTAAATCACCTATCAATTGTGTTGATGATTTGTAATCCACCTCATAACCAGGTGCTTGATAATCAGGTACAGGAATAGTCCGAATGTGGAATTGACGATTTTGGGGGTTTAGCAACTCCAAGCCAATCTTTGGTTCTACTTCGTAACCAAAAGCACCAAATTTA is a window encoding:
- a CDS encoding ankyrin repeat domain-containing protein, producing MIENKNTSLLKAVKTGDIQGVFALLSAGAKVDVSDENGTTALMFAANLGYTEIVRSLLDADANINLTRKTYNLTALMLAASANQIDVVKLLVSKGANVNANNDDGSTALMIAALKGYLEIVQILLAAGADISITDKDNDTALKLAIKHKHPAVVKALSQNSNIVNSQDSEGDTGLIIAADLSYLEIVQALLSSGADVNIKNVDHGTALLAAAATGNTAIITALLDAGAEINHQDKEGETALHLAVVEEYIDVVKILLQRGADVQIRNHLGDTPLLIAAFQGYSQIVAVLLGAGADMEKKNFGEVALTLAVSKGHFLTVKLLLENGADINKLADDGKTALVKAIAANYPEICQLLLAQGANVNLQNSAGVTALMWAVVEGYSQAVVMLLQAGADVDLKNQGGYTALMIAEFNNYRSIWTILKQAGAQE
- a CDS encoding DUF4079 domain-containing protein, which encodes MAFELTPTIRFWLNFAHPVTMWVLLALSLYAAYLGLQVQRTRNAQGEEKKELIKGRYTIKHHQIGSIMLALMVAGSIGGMAVTYINNGKLFVGPHLLAGLSMTGLIAFSASLSPFMQKGANWARITHILLNFAILGLFIWQALSGVEIIQRILTKA
- a CDS encoding DUF1997 domain-containing protein, with product MVTNNSEYQSWKVADDTGFKKDHPTPTKFYGNYQDSMEMYAPVEQVEEYFNTHASWFGRCAEPMKVLPLGDNSYALAVGKFGAFGYEVEPKIGLELLNPQNRQFHIRTIPVPDYQAPGYEVDYKSSTQLIGDLDGVTRVEWELDLVVELQFPRFIQRLPYSLIQSTGDRILNQIVRQVSHRLTHKVQKDFYQSLDIPFPQKKQKK